Proteins encoded together in one Triticum dicoccoides isolate Atlit2015 ecotype Zavitan chromosome 7B, WEW_v2.0, whole genome shotgun sequence window:
- the LOC119335938 gene encoding dof zinc finger protein 4-like: MQEFQPIPGLAGRLFGGAADRPAGLLRHGGAPEEVRCPRCDSANTKFCYYNNYNLSQPRHFCKGCRRYWTKGGLLRNVPVGGGCRKPKRKAAAASSSDVDKDPSGANSEAKNARSGCSAGSSSLTSGASSASTNTVNDVGACAAAHSSGGSMPFTGLGPSTFIADAPPLQPPTAMFTDQAAAFASLFGTPLPAFTFSAQRKAEDDVAPAVTSTEQPSSASSTADLAPFSARSTGAATASASDWPPATMIDAGIFDIAGAVGSDTTSYWNTASWTDPDGTVYLP; this comes from the coding sequence ATGCAGGAGTTCCAGCCCATCCCCGGCCTGGCCGGGCGGCTGTTCGGCGGCGCGGCGGATCGTCCGGCGGGCCTCCTCCGCCACGGCGGGGCGCCGGAGGAGGTGCGCTGCCCGCGGTGCGACTCGGCCAACACCAAGTTCTGCTACTACAACAACTACAACCTCTCGCAGCCGCGCCACTTCTGCAAGGGCTGCCGCCGGTACTGGACCAAGGGCGGCCTCCTCCGCAACGTCCCCGTCGGGGGCGGGTGCCGCAAGCCCAAGCGaaaagccgccgccgcctcctcctccgacgtCGATAAGGACCCCTCCGGCGCCAATAGCGAGGCCAAGAACGCACGCTCCGGCTGCAGTGCTGGCAGCTCCAGCCTCACCTCCGGTGCCTCGTCCGCGTCGACGAACACCGTCAATGACGTTGGTGCATGTGCCGCGGCCCACTCGAGCGGCGGAAGCATGCCGTTCACAGGCCTTGGCCCAAGCACCTTCATCGCAGACGCGCCGCCTCTGCAGCCGCCGACGGCGATGTTCACCGACCAGGCGGCCGCGTTCGCGTCGCTCTTCGGGACGCCGCTTCCGGCCTTCACCTTCTCAGCGCAGCGCAAGGCCGAGGACGACGTTGCCCCTGCAGTCACATCCACAGAACAGCCGTCGTCGGCGTCTTCCACCGCAGACCTGGCGCCGTTCTCCGCACGGTCAACTGGCGCGGCGACGGCATCAGCGTCAGACTGGCCGCCGGCGACGATGATCGACGCCGGGATATTCGACATCGCCGGCGCCGTCGGGAGCGACACGACGTCGTACTGGAACACGGCGAGCTGGACTGACCCGGACGGGACGGTATACCTGCCCTAG